A genomic stretch from Setaria italica strain Yugu1 chromosome VII, Setaria_italica_v2.0, whole genome shotgun sequence includes:
- the LOC111257969 gene encoding uncharacterized protein LOC111257969 encodes MDHAIDIHASSKKPALESKQQMIREFWRKKQEEIEAIEDFSKHAIPMRRLKKVISANKGKIMMRFDTPSFLTKVCEIFVQELSFRAWMCAHSQDRGVILDSDIADAVASIEPYDFFNNVLPTDLEEYNSSLRSKPIKKHHHLLIDKPSTPTHLPSDQYQMPQFIPQSVGHSTCVHISPPLSPKTGCRVPLSLTCVPQEPYPLMPTTITPAPIVSGRMVFLRNNISNNVDILGVTTPLPVPPSAQPNIPNNRYISTIASTSSDCVGYANTSNVVTQDGGSSALQCSSPSPIANNSGPIATCLNHMKPEVAQIKNDIHAHGTDGIDPEATTGVNDGQNQHGSLDAEVSTIANVSGYSSNINWDEVDMADDSLLIEFWEDIFMNKDPAPSPTATSTTDHVPFPCDMPKLEGFGHELYLLDDIVSSASTSRRLS; translated from the coding sequence ATGGATCATGCTATTGACATTCATGCATCCTCAAAGAAGCCCGCGCTAGAGTCTAAGCAACAGATGATACGTGAGTTTTGGAGAAAGAAACAAGAAGAAATTGAGGCAATCGAGGACTTCAGCAAGCATGCAATCCCCATGAGACGTCTCAAGAAAGTTATTAGTGCTAACAAGGGTAAAATTATGATGAGATTTGACACTCCATCCTTCCTAACAAaggtgtgtgagatctttgtgcAAGAACTTTCATTCCGTGCTTGGATGTGTGCCCATTCCCAAGACCGTGGCGTCATACTGGACTCTGATATTGCTGATGCTGTTGCCTCCATTGAGCcctatgatttttttaataatgttCTACCCACTGATCTAGAGGAGTACAACTCTTCTCTTCGTTCAAAGCCTATTAAGAAGCACCATCATTTGTTGATAGATAAACCATCAACACCCACCCACCTTCCTTCCGATCAGTACCAAATGCCACAATTTATTCCTCAATCTGTAGGACATTCCACCTGTGTTCACATTTCTCCTCCTTTGTCACCAAAAACAGGTTGTCGTGTGCCTTTATCCTTGACATGTGTACCACAGGAACCATATCCCTTGATGCCAACAACAATCACACCTGCACCCATTGTGAGTGGAAGAATGGTGTTCCTTAGGAATAACATCAGCAACAATGTTGATATTTTAGGTGTGACGACCCCTCTACCAGTACCTCCAAGTGCACAGCCAAATATTCCAAATAACCGCTACATAAGCACAATTGCTTCTACTTCTTCAGATTGTGTTGGTTATGCTAACACTAGCAATGTTGTTACTCAAGATGGAGGTTCATCTGCTTTGCAATGCTCATCCCCTTCACCAATTGCTAATAACAGTGGCCCCATTGCTACTTGTTTAAATCATATGAAACCAGAGGTTGCACAGATAAAAAATGACATACATGCTCATGGTACTGATGGCATTGACCCTGAAGCTACAACTGGTGTCAATGATGGTCAAAATCAACATGGAAGCTTAGATGCGGAAGTTTCTACTATAGCTAATGTAAGTGGGTATAGCAGCAATATCAACTGGGATGAAGTTGACATGGCCGATGACTCCTTGCTGATTGAGTTTTGGGAGGATATCTTTATGAACAAAGACCCAGCACCTTCTCCTACCGCTACTTCTACTACAGATCATGTTCCATTTCCTTGTGATATGCCGAAACTTGAGGGATTTGGTCATGAGTTGTATCTTCTTGATGACATCGTCTCTAGTGCAAGCACCAGCAGAAGGCTTAGCTAG